A portion of the Ricinus communis isolate WT05 ecotype wild-type chromosome 10, ASM1957865v1, whole genome shotgun sequence genome contains these proteins:
- the LOC8267971 gene encoding probable LRR receptor-like serine/threonine-protein kinase At1g06840 isoform X4, translated as MNLSGNLAPQLGQLSQLRILDFMWNELDGSIPKEIGNISSLRLLLLNGNKLSGALPDELGFLSNLRRFQVDQNKISGPIPKSYANLSSVRHIHFNNNSINGQIPPELSKLSALLHLLLDNNNLSGHLPPELSNLSELRILQLDNNNFSGSEIPPTYGNISKLAKLSLRNCSLRGAIPDLSNISNLYYIDMSWNQLTGPIPSELSDNMTTIDLSNNRLNGSIPGSYSNLPLLQRLSLENNLFTGSVPANFWKNMSSTSDRLTLDLRNNSLSNILGELNPPVNVTLRLRGNPICNRANMPNISQFCGPEAEADGTTESSTNSTTSCPTQTCPIDNFYEFVPASPVWCFCASPLTIGYRLKSPSFSYFPTYIYSFEEYLASALKLNPYQVYIVSFFWEKGPRLRMYLKLYPAWNDAHSNTFNSTEVQRIRGVFTSWTFPRTDFFGPYELLNFTLQGPYSQISIGTQSTKISKGVWAAIIIGAISFTVIASVIVTILILRRHAGYERNLSRKRLSSKISMKIDGVKFFTFKEMTLATNNFNSSTQVGRGGYGKVYRGILADNTVVAIKRAEEDSLQGQKEFLTEIRLLSRLHHRNLVSLVGYCDEEEEQMLVYEFMANGTLRDWLSGAKGKEKLNFAMRLKIALGSAKGILYLHAEANPPVFHRDIKATNILLDSKLTAKVADFGLSRLAPVLDDEGNLPNHVSTVVKGTPGYLDPEYFLTHKLTDKSDVYSLGIVFLELLTGMQPITHGKNIVREVTMAHQSGIMFSIIDSRMGAYPSECVERFIALALGCCHDNPENRPSMWEVVRELETILKMMPAKTDVIFSESTSLYSGSSTSTHFGNSASSSSFYTVNDEYASSQVSGSDLISGVIPSISPR; from the exons ATGAATCTTTCAGGAAATTTAGCTCCTCAGCTTGGTCAACTCTCCCAATTGAGGATACT GGATTTTATGTGGAATGAATTGGATGGCAGCATACCAAAGGAGATAGGAAATATTTCATCTTTGAGACTCCT GCTTTTGAATGGAAATAAGTTGTCAGGTGCTTTACCTGATGAACTTGgctttttatcaaatttgcgTAGATTCCAAGTGGACCAGAACAAAATCTCAGGTCCAATACCAAAGTCATATGCTAATCTGAGCAGTGTTAGACACAT CCACTTCAATAACAACTCCATAAATGGTCAAATTCCACCAGAGCTGTCCAAATTATCTGCTCTGCTTCACTT GCTGTTggataataataacttatctGGGCATCTTCCTCCAGAACTTTCAAACTTGTCCGAATTGCGAATACT TCAACTTGACAACAACAACTTCAGTGGCTCTGAAATTCCTCCTACTTATGGCAATATTTCCAAATTAGCAAAATT AAGTCTTAGAAATTGCAGCTTGCGTGGAGCTATTCCTGATCTTAGCAACATATCAAACCTATACTATAT CGATATGAGCTGGAATCAGCTTACGGGACCCATACCATCAGAACTTTCTGATAATATGACTACTAT TGATCTGTCAAACAACCGCCTTAATGGATCTATACCTGGAAGCTACTCAAATCTTCCTTTGCTTCAGAGACT GTCACTTGAAAACAATTTGTTTACTGGTTCTGTTCCAGCTAATTTCTGGAAAAACATGTCCAGCACAAGTGACAGACTAACTCT TGACCTTAGAAACAATTCACTCTCAAACATATTAGGCGAACTAAACCCACCAGTTAATGTCACCCTGAG GCTGAGAGGCAATCCTATCTGCAATAGAGCCAACATGCCAAACATTTCCCAGTTCTGTGGACCTGAAGCTGAAGCAGATGGAACAACTGAAAGCTCAACAAATTCTACAACCTCATGTCCTACTCAAACATGTCCGATAGATAATTTCTATGAATTCGTCCCTGCATCACCTGTGTGGTGCTTTTGTGCTTCCCCTCTTACAATCGGATATCGCCTCAAGAGCCCTAGTTTCTCTTATTTTCCTACATATATTTATTCGTTTGAGGAGTACTTGGCCAGTGCTCTTAAACTGAACCCTTATCAAGTATAtattgtttcatttttttggGAAAAAGGTCCTCGTCTAAGGATGTACTTGAAGCTTTATCCTGCATGGAATGATGCACATTCAAACACATTTAATTCAACCGAAGTTCAGCGGATAAGAGGTGTGTTCACGTCATGGACTTTTCCTCGCACCGACTTTTTTGGACCATATGAGCTTCTCAACTTCACCCTACAAGGACCTTATTCTCAGA TCAGTATTGGCACCCAGAGTACAAAAATTAGTAAAGGAGTTTGGGCAGCCATTATAATAGGTGCTATCAGTTTCACTGTTATAGCATCTGTGATAGTCACAATTCTGATTCTGAGAAGACATGCTGGATATGAGCGGAATCTGTCAAGAAAACGACTAT CCTCAAAGATATCAATGAAAATTGATGGTGTGAAATTCTTCACTTTTAAAGAAATGACCCTGGCTACGAATAACTTTAATAGCTCAACTCAAGTTGGTCGAGGAGGCTATGGAAAAGTTTATAGAGGCATTTTAGCTGACAACACAGTTGTAGCTATAAAGCGTGCCGAAGAAGATTCGTTACAAGGCCAAAAAGAATTCTTGACTGAGATTAGATTGCTGTCCAGGTTACATCACAGAAATCTAGTTTCATTGGTTGGATACTGTGACGAAGAAGAGGAGCAG ATGCTGGTATATGAATTCATGGCCAATGGCACCTTGCGAGACTGGCTTTCAGGTG CTAAAGGTAAAGAGAAACTGAACTTTGCTATGAGGTTAAAAATAGCACTGGGTTCAGCTAAGGGTATTCTGTATCTCCACGCTGAAGCAAACCCTCCAGTATTTCACCGGGACATCAAGGCCACCAACATACTTTTGGACTCCAAGCTTACTGCTAAAGTTGCTGACTTTGGACTCTCACGCCTTGCTCCTGTCCTGGATGATGAAGGAAATTTGCCTAATCACGTTTCCACAGTAGTGAAGGGAACTCCG GGATACCTTGATCCAGAATATTTTCTGACCCATAAGTTGACAGACAAGAGTGATGTCTATAGTCTTGGAATTGTCTTTCTGGAGCTCTTGACTGGGATGCAACCGATAACACATGGCAAAAACATTGTTCGTGAG GTAACTATGGCTCATCAGTCAGGTATAATGTTCTCCATCATAGATAGCAGAATGGGAGCTTATCCATCTGAATGTGTGGAAAGATTTATAGCTTTAGCCCTTGGATGTTGCCATGACAACCCAGAAAATCGGCCATCGATGTGGGAAGTGGTCAGGGAGCTAGAGACCATACTCAAAATGATGCCAGCTAAAACTGATGTGATCTTTTCAGAATCCACTTCCCTGTATTCTGGCAGCTCCACTTCCACACACTTTGGGAATTCagcatcatcatcttcattttATACAGTCAATGATGAGTATGCATCATCCCAAGTTTCAGGAAGTGATCTTATCAGTGGTGTTATTCCCAGCATCAGTCCTCGTTGA